One Solanum pennellii chromosome 9, SPENNV200 DNA segment encodes these proteins:
- the LOC107029329 gene encoding protein FLX-like 1 has translation MTRRKCRHAPYTDDSRRRFAPPEAQPQPQLQLQLRIHPSDLIDDREVAQQREIEKLLQENRSLAGAHVSLNQELSAIQHELRLLSSTAATVKTERDAEVREVYDEARKKESDVCILDELRVDLARVRSDIQNLVDDRKELTAKLQNMEEDLVKVGSELQQFPVIKAEMESMHKEVQRGRAAIDYEKKMHTSNLEYSQAMEKHKITLASEIEKLHAELANAEKRARAAAAAAAPSNLNRQISAATPNFTYSANYGNPETGYGENLYPAPYAVHQVQGSADANTQYVGGHH, from the exons ATGACGAGACGAAAATGCCGCCACGCCCCTTACACAGACGATTCTCGCCGCCGTTTTGCACCACCGGAAGCCCAACCCCAACCCCAACTCCAACTCCAACTCCGTATTCACCCGTCAGACTTAATTGATGATCGGGAAGTTGCTCAGCAACGCGAGATTGAAAAATTGCTCCAGGAAAACCGCAGTCTAGCGGGCGCACACGTCTCTCTTAACCAGGAGCTCTCCGCCATCCAGCACGAGCTCCGTCTTCTCTCTTCCACAGCCGCAACCGTCAAGACCGAAAGGGATGCTGAAGTCCGTGAGGTTTACGACGAGGCACGGAAGAAGGAGTCTGATGTTTGTATACTCGATGAGCTTAGAGTAGATTTGGCTCGGGTTAGGAGCGATATTCAGAACCTAGTTGACGACCGTAAAGAGCTCACTGCCAAATTGCAGAACATGGAGGAAGATCTCGTCAAAGTTGGTTCCGAGTTACAGCAGTTTCCCGTAATCAAGGCCGAAATGGAGTCCATGCATAAGGAAGTTCAACGAGGAAG GGCTGCTATCGACTATGAAAAAAAGATGCACACCAGCAACCTTGAATATAGTCAAGCAATGGAGAAACATAAGATTACTCTGGCTTCTGAAATTGAGAAACTACATGCTGAGCTTGCAAATGCAGAGAAGAGGGCAAGGGCAGCAGCAGCTGCAGCGGCTCCAAGTAATTTAAATCGCCAGATCTCTGCAGCAACTCCGA ATTTTACATATTCTGCCAATTATGGAAATCCTGAAACAGGATATGGAGAGAATCTGTACCCTGCGCCTTATGCTGTACATCAG GTTCAGGGCAGTGCTGATGCAAATACCCAATATGTTGGTGGACATCACTAG